In Candidatus Vicinibacter proximus, the genomic stretch AATCCGATCTCCAGAAAGATTACCGAAAGTATGCCGAGCAATATGCATGGTGAGTTTTTTATTAATGTCTAGTTCAAAGGCGAGCTTCTGCAACGCTTCATCTATAGTCTTTGTAGCATTAGAAATTTTCTTCTGCACTTCAAACAAATCGGACTGATTACGGACATTCTCCAGATTTGAAAAAACGAATCCGGTTTTATTTTTCGTCTTGGGCTTATAAAAAGTCAAAATTATTGAGGCCTTTTCTGGTATTTTTAAAGAGCCCCCTTTTGCGTTTTTACCCATAGTATAGGTTAGTCTGCCATTATCAATATCTGACCATTTCAATCTAAGCAAATCAGAAATACGCATTCCTGCAAAGTAAAATGACAGGAGCCATAAATTACGAACATGATTCAATGAAGATTCCGCTGAAAATTTAGCATTCTCGAGTTTTTTAACTTCTTCTATAGTGAGACTGACTTTTTGTGAATCTGGAAATTTTATTTTTATCTTGTCCTTTCCAAATGGATAATACTTTGGATCTAGAAGATTGCCTAAAATTGTTTGAGAAAATATAGAGCGGATTACAACAAGATGGTTTATAATTGTCCTATCCGTTATCTCCCTTGTAGATTTTAAGTAAGCTTTAAATTTATTGAGTAGCGGAATTGTAATTTCCTGAAAAGTAATATCTCCACCTTTGGTAAATTCATAAAATCTATTGATTCGTGGCTTATCGGCTGAATACCTATTATATTTTCCTTCCTTTTTTAAATTGTCTAAATATATTTCAGCTTGGCTTTTAAAGGTGGTGTTATCGTTATTAGTTAATTTTTGCTTTATGGATTTAGCGGAAACTACTTCCTTTTCAGTGGCCAGCTCTAGGTATTTGCCATTAGCTTCCGTTAACTTTCGTAGCAGATACTTATTTAACTCAGAATGATTCGAATTAGTCTTCTTTACTTTTTGATTTGTCTCATCCCAATCAATTGCATCGATGTACTGGCCAATATGAATTAGTGATGCTTTCCTATTTTTAATAATCTGAATACAAATTGGAAACTTTCCTTCTTTGTTTGCTTTCTTTCTAAGAATAAGTTTAAGAGATGCCACTATACAAAGATAATATATTTAGGTCGAACATAGGTCGAACATTTTTTGTTTTTATATGGTTTTATCTGTATTCATATAAAATTTAATACTTTGTAATATAGCTATTTACATATTTATAAAACCATATGAAATCATAATTGGCAGGACTTAAAATCCTGTGGGCAGTAATGTCCGTGCGGGTTCAAGTCCCGCCCCGGGTACAAAAATCAGAGCGAGAATCAGAGCGAAAGCGAAAGATTATCGTTCTGATTTTTTCTTCGTTCTCTTTCTGTTTCTCACTCTCTACCCAGAAAAATCAGAGCGAGAATCAGAGCGAAAGCGAAAGATTATCGTGCTGATTTTTTCTTCGTTCTCTTTCTGTTTCTCACTCTCTACCCAGAAAAATCAGAGCGAGAATCAGAGCGAAAGCGATAGATTATCGTGCTGATTTTTCTTCGTTCTCTTTCTGTTTCTCACTCTCTCCAGAAAAATCAGAGCGAGAATCAGAGCGAAAGCGATAGATTATCGTGCTGATTTTTTCTTCGTTCTCTTTCTGTTTCTCACTCTCTACCCAGAAAAATCAGAGCGAGAATCAGAGCGAAAGCGAAAGATTATCGTTCTGATTTTTTCTTCGTTCTCTTTCTGTTTCTCACTCTCTACCCAGAAAAATCAGAGCGAGAATCAGAGCGAAAGCGATAGATTATCGTGCTGATTTTTTCTTCGTTCTCTTTCTGTTTCTCACTCTCTACCCAGAAAAATCAGAGCGAGAATCAGAGCGAAAGCGATAGATTATCGTTCTGATTTTTTCTTCGTTCTCTTTCTGTTTCTCACTCTCTGACCTGAAAAATCAGAGCGAGAATCAGAGCGAAAGCGATAGATTATCGTTCTGATTTTTTCTTCGTTCTCTTTCTGTTTCTCACTCTCTACCCAGAAAAATCAGAGCGAGAATCAGAGCGAAAGCGAAAGATTATCGTTCTGATTTTTTCTTCGTTCTCTTTCTCACCCTATACACTACACTATGTTTGATTTCCAACAACTGGAAGTTTATAAGAAAGCAAAAGCTTTTCATTTCGAAATGCAACAAATCATCCGTTTGGCTTCATTGCACAGATCTATCTCTGATCAACTTTTTAGGGCTTCTTTAAGTGTTCCGCTTAACATTGCTGAAGGTTCAGGGAGATTTTCTAAATCGGATAGAAGGAATTTTTTTATCATTGCCCGGAGTTCAATTTTTGAGACAGTTGCTATCTTAGATATTTTACATGACTCTAAACACTTATCCGAACAGCAGTTTAAAAATTTATTAAGTAATAGTGAAGAACTTTCTAAAATTTTATTCGCTATGATCAAAAATCTTGAAAAAACACATTAATAAAAATCAGAGCGAGAATCAGAGCGAGAATTAGAACGAGAATCAGAGCGAGAATCAGAGCGAGAGCGATAGATTATCGTTCTGATTTTTTCTTCGTTCTCTTTCTCACCCTATACACTACACTATGTTTGATTTCCAACAACTGGAAGTTTATAAGAAAGCAAAAGCTTTTCATGTCTAAATGCAACAAATCATCTGTTTGGCTTCATTGTACAGATTTATTTCTGATCAAAGTTTTTATTCACTCTGATGCTCACTAGGAAAATTAATTATCCTGCTAAGTGAATTCGCCTATTTTTTACAATCTGATAACGCTTTAATTTTTCCGGATTTTTTAAACGGTATGTTAATTATACGCCAGGAGGATTTACCGGGTTCTGCAAGGGTATTGCTGCTGATGGTAACGATCTCTGCATCTTCTCGAGTGATGTTCATTTTTGATACAGGACCAAGACACGATAATCCATCGATGTTGGTTTTTAATATGCCAAAATTCAATATTTTATCATAATAAATTCCAAAATAATCTTTACCTGCAATCATATCAATCACCTGCTCATAAGGTGTCGATGGGATTAAATTATTCCATTTGATTTCACCATCCGGGCTGACTGCTGCACACATCATCCCGCCGGAATGACCATAAGCGTCTGCCACAAATACCAATCCACCTTTGGAATCTGCAACAGCCGTTTTGATATCAAAATGTTGATCCGTCTTGTAAGTGTAAGACCAAAACATCCTGCCTTCCAAATCAGATTTTATGATCAACAAATCTTTCCTTTTTGATATAGTCTCCACCGATCCTAAAAAATACGAATAACCCTGATCGGATGATAATACTTTATGAATGCTGATTTCGGAAAATTTAGCACGATCGGCATGGAAATGAAACTGACTCGTAATTGTGCCTTTTGGAGATAAGAAGAGTACAGGAAGAATGAAATATTTTTTTCTTGTTTCTGCATCAATGTAAGCGCCCTTTTGCAAATAGTGCATGAGAAAACTACCATTGCTTAAAGTAATAAGTTCGGTCATATCATCCACCAGCCTAACTATTCTGGTCCATTTTATTGCACCAGTTGGATCAATAAAAGTAAGATATGCATCGTACGGGGAAACTGCCGGATTCCTGTGTGCCATTAAAACACTGCCCGATGGATCGGTAATCATGGATGGTTCTTCAATACCTTTTAAGGAATCGGAAACCAAAGACCACATCGGTTCCATCCCTTTACCATAACAAGATATCACCGCTTGCTTTTCTTTAAATCCATATCCTGAAAAAATCAAATTACTTCCGGACATGGCCACTTTTTCCCACCTGAAATCATGCATGCCATCACCCATTGCATAGGCCTCAAAGTTCTCACTCCCGAATTTTCCAAACGCTACGAAACCATCTTTCTGGCTACTACCGGATGAACGCTCCGCATATTTTCCACTCTCCCCACACATCACAAACCGATCATCACCCAAACCTGTTGCATCGCAGGTGATACCTTTATTTTCAAGGTGGTTCGCATTTTGACCACCGGAATCACTGGCACACGAACTCATAAACACTCCTAAAAAAATAATTCGTGTTAACACCCCATATTTCCATTTCACCTTTTTCAATTTTATTTATTTTAAAATATTCTTCGATATCAGTTCCATCACACCCCGCCAAAGTCAGCTCTGCAACCCTCACTAGCTCATTAACTAATTAGCTCATTAACTAATTAGCTCATTAACTAATTAATTCAACTACCTCACCACACTAACATCCCCGGACAATGTAACCGTCGTCCCATCTATCCTCGTTGCTTTGACATAATATACGAAAACACCCGGATTCACTGGTTCCCCTTTAAAGTTGCCGTCCCAGCCCGCCTGCAGATCATTCACCATAAAATTGCCGGATAGAAATACCAGGTTGCCCCATCGGTCATAAATTCTGAATTCGTCCACTTGTTTGATGGAATGATTTCCAAACACCGTGACAAAATCATTTTGCTGATCTCCATTCGGAGAAAAAACATTGGGCACCCAAATTTGCGTATTGTTGTCCACACGGATCTGAACAATAGCGGTACTGGTGCATCCCAGACGATCAGTTACGGTGAGTGTATAATTTTTTGATCGTAGAATATTCACTTCAGGATTCAAACAATCACTGCAACTCAAACCATCCGAAGGAGACCAAAGAATGGTTATCGGATTGAAGTTCAATAAAGGTTTTAGAATTATTTTATCACCCAGGGTGATGTCAATTTTATTTTCAAGCTCTGTTTCCAATTCGATGGGAACAATCAAACTGAAATACTGAGTGTCGATGCAATTCAATGAATCCTTGATCAAAACTTTGTAATCACCAGGAGGCAAATTGCTGACTGAATTCAATTTTCCAAAATTCCTGCCGTCGTCAAAACTGAATAAAAATTCAGGAATTCCTCTGATCGCCCGTGCGCTCGCTCCCCCAAATTGCTCATCATAACAACGAATCGAATCTACCGTAAGTGCAGCCGTTACCTGATCTACAATTAAGCGGGTATTGATCACACTGTCACATCCATTGATGGTATTCAGGGTATCTACAAATACTCCTGCCTGATCATATTTTTTGGATCCTACCTGAATGAATTGACCTTCGCAAATCATGCGTGGATTTTGTAAAGCAAATATAGGATGCACCGTTAACGATGTTCTGATGATGCTGTCGCATCCATTAAAAGTCTGCAGCGTATCCAAATAGCTTCCGGCATTGGCATAAATTTTATTTCCTACCTGTACACTTTGGCGATCACAGATCACCGGTTGGAAATTCATATCATAGACCGGGTTAACCTGTAAGGAAGTTCGAATGATGCTGTCGCAATTAAAAATGCTTTCCAACGTATCCAAATAATTTCCGGTGTTCCCGTAAAATTTATTGCCCACCTGTATGCTTTCTCCTGCACAGATAATTTGGTTGTTGACCTGATCAAATACAGGTCTTACTATCAATGAAGTGTTGATGATGCTGTCACATCCGGAAACGGTGGATAAAGTGTCGGTATAAATTCCTGTTGCGGTATATTGCTTGTTACCCACCTGAACAAAAGCACCTTCGCAGATTTGTTTGTTGTTGGAAAAAATATAAACCGGCAAAACTTGCAAATCGGTATGTATGATGCTGTCACAACAGTATCGATTGCTAAAAACGTCTTTATAACGTCCCGATTTGGTATATACATTATTGCCTACCTGATGACTTGCTCCCTCACAAATATTTACTTTTTGCGTATCGTTTTGCACCTGTGTTAAATCAATAATTTCAAAAGTCAGGGTATCTGAAACACATCCAAATTCATCCCTGGCATTTGCCTGGTGTAATCCGATTGACAAGCCACTGAACAAGCCATCTCCTGTCCAACGGTCGCCATCCAAAGAATAGTAATAGAGCGGATAAGAACCGGTTGCCAGAAGGTTTACAAAAGGTGTAGGATGGCAACAAGATTTATCCAACTGCGCAGAATCTATTGTAAGTGTAATCACATGTTGGTAATCCCCAATTATCAATTGCCGACTCACCATGCAATTACGTTGATCACGGATGTTGATGGTATAACTACCCGGATCCAAAGGATCAAATATGCCCTGACTCAACCAATTACCATTGTTGTTCAACTCATATTGATAAGGTGGAATTCCGCCTACCCCGATAATGACAATACGACCTGAATCTTTACAACTTCTTGCACGAACCATCAACACACTATCCTTCAAAGCAGGAATTGCCGGTGGGAGTTTTTGGACATAGGGCTTAATGCACTGCCCAACTTTTGAATATATGGTGATCAAAGAGGAAGGATTGTATTTAAAAATAGTGTCTTTAGTAAAATTAATTCCATCTCTGGAATATAAAGTAATGCTGTCCGCTGCACCTGTATGAATACTCAGAATGGTAGCAGACTTTGCATTGCAGGAATCTTCCAGACTCAGGCTTACATTGAGCTCAGGATCCAACACTGTGATGCTAAAAGTATCATAGACTTTCATGTTGCATCTGTCTCCCAATTCTACAAAATAAGTGGTGGTGCTGTCCGGAGTAATGATGGGATTGAAAGTCGTCGGATTGTTGATGCCATTGGAAGGTTTCCAGGAATAAGTTGCAAATTTAGAAGGAACAGAAACCTGAATGGATTCCCCTTTACAAATGATATAATCATCTAGCACCGCAATTTCGCTTACATAATCCAGACAAAACTGTTGGACATTGATTGCACCTCCTGTCGCAGCGGTAAAACCAAAATACACCAAAGGATCTGATCTGAAAATTGTCTCAATAATATCTCCCCTGTACTCCAATCTCAACTGACAATCCACATATATCTGAAAAAGATTGCTCTGAGGTGTCCACTTTACTCTGCAATTATGAAATCTGCAATCCTCTGCATTTGCCAAATTCGGAAAAATTCCCACCGGACCGGCCAACTGATCAGGTGATGCATGACTCACGTTTCCATTTCTCATCAAAGACATATGATCATATACCGGATCACTATAATTTCCATTTTCCCAGGTGTCAAATTCAATCGCTAAACTTGGTCTGATCCCTTGATATCCCAGGCCACCACCAGATACACCAATGGAAGTTGAGATCGGTTGAAGAACAAATGCTATACCA encodes the following:
- a CDS encoding site-specific integrase — encoded protein: MVASLKLILRKKANKEGKFPICIQIIKNRKASLIHIGQYIDAIDWDETNQKVKKTNSNHSELNKYLLRKLTEANGKYLELATEKEVVSAKSIKQKLTNNDNTTFKSQAEIYLDNLKKEGKYNRYSADKPRINRFYEFTKGGDITFQEITIPLLNKFKAYLKSTREITDRTIINHLVVIRSIFSQTILGNLLDPKYYPFGKDKIKIKFPDSQKVSLTIEEVKKLENAKFSAESSLNHVRNLWLLSFYFAGMRISDLLRLKWSDIDNGRLTYTMGKNAKGGSLKIPEKASIILTFYKPKTKNKTGFVFSNLENVRNQSDLFEVQKKISNATKTIDEALQKLAFELDINKKLTMHIARHTFGNLSGDRIPIQMLQKLYRHTSITTTIGYQSNFITKDADEALDSVINF
- a CDS encoding four helix bundle protein, yielding MFDFQQLEVYKKAKAFHFEMQQIIRLASLHRSISDQLFRASLSVPLNIAEGSGRFSKSDRRNFFIIARSSIFETVAILDILHDSKHLSEQQFKNLLSNSEELSKILFAMIKNLEKTH
- a CDS encoding gliding motility-associated C-terminal domain-containing protein, which gives rise to MQLLTLRKDLRSMHKYLILSGLFILVQFVFGQGISPYCAHEEFHQKLLRTSPEYRKAFLEMERDIYEYTVRRDQNGPHTDFSRIVYTIPVVIHLVVPPGTPIGQGNNLTNQQVENGLDLLNQSFSNEGPFKTNSGVDVEIRFCLARRDPAGKPTNGITRTFSNLVNEPMCSPGTDASSDAAIKSLVSWDCRQYVNIWLVTDLFNANFGCGLAGFAYFPGAPCTVDGIMQEARYWTSVGGTTVTAHEMGHYFGLDHTFNGGCVNNNCLLDGDRVCDTPPDNSASFAPCNTNSCNTDAPDLPDDNTNYMDYSSCQPVHFSQGQKTRMVATLETRRNYLISSRGCQPVGNLDVAAKDIRFQSDLCGDSLCPILVVKNEGISTITKLDIQFLLDGNLVLNNNWSGSFAAGQSQNISFNCLSVPNGMHTVTFLLSNPNNGTDFDSSNDSISIQVEVTRPLKLIGIDVTPSHCISDGTAGIRVEGGKPPYRYLISNKTYIQTDSLFQLLVPGNYNVTITDEKNCTLISSFEIPDSCKSTKNKKFVLNQDATYLGNDCYLLTEEKNYETGSVWYEDKIDLTRPFDIYFQLNLGCIDGAGADGIAFVLQPISTSIGVSGGGLGYQGIRPSLAIEFDTWENGNYSDPVYDHMSLMRNGNVSHASPDQLAGPVGIFPNLANAEDCRFHNCRVKWTPQSNLFQIYVDCQLRLEYRGDIIETIFRSDPLVYFGFTAATGGAINVQQFCLDYVSEIAVLDDYIICKGESIQVSVPSKFATYSWKPSNGINNPTTFNPIITPDSTTTYFVELGDRCNMKVYDTFSITVLDPELNVSLSLEDSCNAKSATILSIHTGAADSITLYSRDGINFTKDTIFKYNPSSLITIYSKVGQCIKPYVQKLPPAIPALKDSVLMVRARSCKDSGRIVIIGVGGIPPYQYELNNNGNWLSQGIFDPLDPGSYTINIRDQRNCMVSRQLIIGDYQHVITLTIDSAQLDKSCCHPTPFVNLLATGSYPLYYYSLDGDRWTGDGLFSGLSIGLHQANARDEFGCVSDTLTFEIIDLTQVQNDTQKVNICEGASHQVGNNVYTKSGRYKDVFSNRYCCDSIIHTDLQVLPVYIFSNNKQICEGAFVQVGNKQYTATGIYTDTLSTVSGCDSIINTSLIVRPVFDQVNNQIICAGESIQVGNKFYGNTGNYLDTLESIFNCDSIIRTSLQVNPVYDMNFQPVICDRQSVQVGNKIYANAGSYLDTLQTFNGCDSIIRTSLTVHPIFALQNPRMICEGQFIQVGSKKYDQAGVFVDTLNTINGCDSVINTRLIVDQVTAALTVDSIRCYDEQFGGASARAIRGIPEFLFSFDDGRNFGKLNSVSNLPPGDYKVLIKDSLNCIDTQYFSLIVPIELETELENKIDITLGDKIILKPLLNFNPITILWSPSDGLSCSDCLNPEVNILRSKNYTLTVTDRLGCTSTAIVQIRVDNNTQIWVPNVFSPNGDQQNDFVTVFGNHSIKQVDEFRIYDRWGNLVFLSGNFMVNDLQAGWDGNFKGEPVNPGVFVYYVKATRIDGTTVTLSGDVSVVR